From one Magnolia sinica isolate HGM2019 chromosome 18, MsV1, whole genome shotgun sequence genomic stretch:
- the LOC131233575 gene encoding putative kinase-like protein TMKL1, with the protein MERPQRIKIALGAASAFLLLLLFFIVCFSRCRKSARKKSSEFRRFQYSEELETEDLIGFPGGGENLTIHDILEAPGEVVGNSSHGTLYKAGLQRSNSLVFLRFLRPSCAGQTNEILPSIQMLGLIRHPNLVSLLAFYAGPRGEKLFVHPFFGFGNLFQFLQDGSSESHRWPIIYRISLGIAEGLDHLHTGLQKPIIHGNLMSKNVLLDSNYQSYLSDFGLHLLLNPTAGQEMLEASADQGYKAPELIKMKEASKESDIYSLGVILLEMLTRKEPINDHSSSPLDHLPNYMRNAILDHRVTEMFNPQLLSPSNSQDWIAEKGLLMYFHLAMSCCSPSPSLRPNTKQIVRKLEEIGQ; encoded by the exons ATGGAAAGACCCCAAAGAATCAAAATCGCTCTCGGCGCCGCTTCCGCATTCCTTctgcttcttctctttttcatcgTGTGTTTTTCTCGCTGTAGGAAGTCTGCAAGAAAGAAATCTTCAGAGTTCCGGAGATTTCAGTACTCAGAAGAATTAGAAACAGAGGACTTGATTGGCTTCCCCGGCGGTGGCGAGAATCTTACAATTCACGACATTCTGGAAGCACCGGGAGAAGTTGTGGGGAACTCAAGTCATGGGACGCTGTATAAGGCCGGGTTGCAGAGGAGCAATTCGCTGGTGTTTCTCCGGTTCCTACGGCCATCTTGCGCTGGACAGACGAACGAAATCTTACCGTCGATTCAGATGTTGGGGCTTATCAGGCACCCGAATTTGGTCTCGCTGCTGGCATTTTATGCAGGACCCAGAGGGGAGAAGCTTTTCGTTCATCCATTCTTTGGCTTTGGCAATCTGTTCCAGTTCCTACAAG ATGGAAGCAGCGAGTCACACAGATGGCCCATCATTTATAGGATCTCACTTGGTATTGCCGAAGGACTGGATCATCTTCATACAGGATTGCAGAAGCCCATAATCCATGGAAATCTCATGTCAAAAAATGTATTACTTGACTCAAATTACCAGTCTTACTTATCAGATTTCGGCCTACATCTTCTCTTGAACCCAACCGCAGGGCAAGAAATGCTTGAAGCTTCAGCAGATCAAGGGTACAAAGCACCGGAGCTGATCAAGATGAAGGAAGCAAGCAAAGAGAGCGACATCTACAGCTTAGGAGTCATTTTACTCGAAATGTTAACCAGGAAAGAACCCATTAATGATCATTCATCGTCACCTTTGGATCATCTACCAAACTACATGAGAAATGCGATCCTCGATCATAGAGTCACAGAAATGTTCAATCCTCAGCTTTTAAGCCCAAGTAACAGTCAAGATTGGATTGCTGAAAAAGGTTTGCTCATGTATTTTCATTTGGCAATGAGCTGTTGTTCTCCTTCGCCGTCTTTGAGACCGAATACCAAGCAAATTGTCAGAAAGCTTGAAGAAATCGGACAATGA